In the genome of Natronomonas salina, the window TCAACGAGGCCTGCGCGGAGTTCTTCGCCACGCTGGACCGGGCGGCCCAGCCGACGCCCGCCTGAGACCACCCGTCTTCGCGAGGCGAGAGAAGCGAGCGGACACCCAGCTGACGGCGCTATTTTCGCGGTTACAGACTTCCTACCGGCGGATAGTCGATCAGTGTTTCACGTACAGCGTCCCGTCGCCGAACAGTTCTATCGAGTACCCGCAGTACCGGAACTCGAGGGAGTCGACCTCGCCGCCCGTCCGGTCGAAGCGGGACTCGCCGAACGCGTCGAGCGTATCGACGTCGATCACCGCCCCGAGCGTCCCGAGGTCCCGGGGGCGACAGCCCTCCAGTTCGGCGATGGTCTCCTTCACGGCGACGTGAGT includes:
- a CDS encoding HalOD1 output domain-containing protein yields the protein MKRDVPPSQPTHVAVKETIAELEGCRPRDLGTLGAVIDVDTLDAFGESRFDRTGGEVDSLEFRYCGYSIELFGDGTLYVKH